One window from the genome of Streptomyces cadmiisoli encodes:
- a CDS encoding class F sortase: protein MPAEPSSPNPTETPAEDEQAQPAHGPRGGVIILCAVALLLLAAHLIGGDGTSSDSANPRQAPLPAHAPQAPAPEPPAGRPIADSLPRSKPVRLLIPKISVDAPFTDLRVGANGQLQPPPAHDINLVGWHAEGASPGEAGTSIIAGHVDTATSAAVFADLGELQKGDVFHVDRADGSTASFVVDSVETFAKDRFPDERVYGDTAQPQVRLITCAGDYDRTVRDYTDNLVVFAHLG, encoded by the coding sequence TTGCCGGCCGAACCCTCCTCCCCGAACCCCACCGAGACACCCGCCGAAGACGAGCAGGCGCAGCCCGCCCACGGGCCCCGCGGAGGCGTGATCATCCTGTGCGCCGTGGCTCTCCTGCTGCTGGCGGCCCATCTGATCGGTGGCGACGGCACCTCGTCCGACAGCGCCAACCCGCGTCAGGCGCCGCTGCCGGCTCACGCGCCGCAGGCCCCGGCGCCGGAACCGCCGGCCGGTCGGCCGATCGCCGACTCGCTGCCGCGGTCGAAGCCGGTGCGGCTGCTGATCCCGAAGATCTCGGTGGACGCCCCCTTCACCGACCTCCGCGTCGGCGCCAACGGGCAGCTCCAACCACCGCCCGCCCACGACATCAACCTCGTCGGCTGGCACGCCGAGGGTGCCTCCCCCGGTGAGGCCGGCACCTCGATCATCGCCGGGCATGTCGACACGGCGACGTCCGCGGCCGTGTTCGCCGATCTCGGTGAACTCCAGAAGGGTGACGTCTTCCACGTCGACCGGGCGGACGGAAGCACGGCGTCCTTCGTGGTCGACAGCGTGGAGACGTTCGCCAAGGACCGCTTCCCCGACGAGCGCGTGTACGGCGACACGGCCCAGCCACAGGTCCGGCTCATCACCTGTGCGGGTGACTACGACCGCACGGTGCGGGACTACACGGACAACCTCGTCGTCTTCGCCCATCTCGGCTGA